The following proteins are encoded in a genomic region of Arachis stenosperma cultivar V10309 chromosome 4, arast.V10309.gnm1.PFL2, whole genome shotgun sequence:
- the LOC130974018 gene encoding callose synthase 3-like isoform X6 has product MFTLENFGSLISSQRLPTVEQKVQQRKLLYMGLYLLIWGEAANLRLMPECLCYIYHHMAFELFHMLTIDPMTGENVMQANGCEKEAFLRKVVAPIYDVIAKEAERSKGGISENSEWRNYDDLNEYFWSADCFQLGWPMRADADFFCVPYKLDFDNDHELANRYRWIGKVNFVEIRSFWHIFRSFDRMWSFSILCLQVMIVVAWNGSDDSFAVSYGDALRVLTVFITAAILKLGQAVLDIILCWKAKQNMSLYVKLRYILKVVSAAAWVFVLSVTYACTWDNPPGFAQTIRSWIGNEASFPSLFLLAIVIYLSPNMLAAVFFLFPSIYQFLERLNYRIVMLMIWWSQPCLYVGRAMHESAFSRFKYTMFWALVIVTKLAFSYYIEIKPLVGPTKAMIPTFPNGFFPHAKNKNIGACIALWTPITLVYFMDTQIWYALFSTLFGGIYGAYQRIGEIRTLEMLRSRFHLLPGAFNANLFPNEKNDSRKKGIKAIFSRRITKAPSNKGKEAARFAKLWNPIITSFREEDLISNREMDLLLVPYRVDRELGFMQWPPFLLANKVQTAVNMAMDSSVYGSDLGERIEADSYMSCAVRECYASLKSIIKHLVQGEHEKQAVDFIFAKIDGHAEAGTLINEFRMSAVTHLYSQFVKLIEYLRENNKNDRDQVVILFLDMLEVVTRDLMMADELDHIVSLVHSDLDICQPFTSEVALRFPVVQPTVAWREKIERLYLLLTTKESAIDVPSNLEARRRISFFSSSLFMDIPKAPNVHSMLSFSVLTPHYREEVLFRLQDLEEPNEDGVSLLSYLQQMFPDEWKNFLERIGCPTDEELKESEELEEELRLWASYRGQTLTRTVRGMMYYKKALELQAFLDMSRDEDLMKGNEAMESPYTENSDTENSDDSLRGGRLSETDCQAVADMKFTCVVSCQQYGIDKRSGSPLAQDILRLMKRYPSLRIAYIDEVEESGNDRQKKNIKVYYSCLVKVSDPHRALLLDQVIYKIKLPGPAILGVGKPENQNHAIIFTRGEGLQTVDMNQDNYMEEALKMRNLLQEFLKKHDGFQFPSILGLREHVFTGSVSSLARFVVNRETSFTTIGQRFLANPLKVRFHYGHSDVFDRLFHLTRGGVSKASKVVNLSEDIFAGFNTTLREGNVTHHEYIQVGKARDAGLNQISMFEAKIASGNGEQALSRDVYRLGHHFDFFRMLSCYFSTVGYHFSALITVITVYAFLYGRLYLVLNGGGLSARKAVQDNKPLQVALASQSLVQIGFLMVLPMFMEISLERGYRAAVSEFILMQFQLAPMFFMFSLGTTSHYFGRTLLHGGAIPIYRSTGRGFVVFHVNFAENYRFYSRSHFVKGIELSIVLVVYEIFCHNYRSDVGYVLINISMWFMAGTWLFAPFLFNPSGFEWQKIVDGWNDWNIWIRNYGGIGIPPEKSWESWWEQEQEHLRYSGLWGIVVEILLSLRFFIYQYGLVYHLNITKRESNSFLIYGISWLVIFAIVFITKISSAWRRKLSAKSQSLIRIINGLIFVTFVPIVTLIALPHMSMQDIVIFILAFVPTGWGMLQIAQALKPLVQVAGFWESVKTLARNYEMVMGLLLFTPVAFLSLFPFISDFQTRMLFNQWFSGDLQILSTLRGRRNARYSYNKRE; this is encoded by the exons ATGTTCACATTAGAAAATTTTGGAAGCCTAATCAGCAGTCAAAG GTTACCAACCGTAGAACAAAAAGTGCAGCAACGCAAACTTCTGTATATGGGTCTGTACCTTCTAATATGGGGTGAAGCTGCGAACCTAAGACTCATGCCAGAATGCCTTTGCTATATATATCACCAT ATGGCTTTTGAATTATTTCATATGCTTACTATTGATCCAATGACGGGGGAGAATGTCATGCAAGCAAATGGGTGTGAAAAGGAGGCTTTCTTAAGAAAAGTTGTTGCTCCTATTTATGATGTGATTGCCAAG GAAGCTGAAAGGAGCAAAGGAGGAATCTCAGAGAATTCAGAATGGAGGAACTATGATGATTTGAATGAATATTTTTG GTCAGCTGATTGCTTCCAGTTAGGTTGGCCAATGCGTGCTGATGCTGATTTCTTTTGCGTGCCTTATAAGCTAGATTTTGACAAT GATCATGAGCTGGCTAACAGATACCGATGGATCGGGAAAGTGAATTTTGTTGAGATACGGTCATTTTGGCATATTTTCAGAAGTTTCGACCGCATGTGGAGTTTTTCCATTCTGTGTTTACAG GTTATGATTGTTGTTGCTTGGAATGGATCTGATGATTCATTTGCAGTCTCTTACGGTGATGCATTAAGGGTGTTGACTGTATTTATAACAGCAGCTATATTGAAGCTTGGCCAAG CTGTTCTTGATATCATTCTATGTTGGAAAGCAAAACAGAATATGTCATTGTATGTTAAGTTAAGATACATTCTCAAAGTTGTTTCAGCTGCAGCTTGGGTGTTTGTTCTGTCGGTTACTTATGCATGTACATGGGATAATCCTCCTGGGTTTGCTCAAACCATCAGAAGCTGGATTGGAAATGAAGCGAGTTTTCCTTCATTGTTTCTTTTGGCCATTGTTATTTACTTGTCACCAAATATGCTCGCTGCTGTATTCTTTCTGTTCCCATCCATTTACCAGTTCCTTGAGAGGTTGAACTATAGGATTGTGATGCTAATGATATGGTGGTCACAG CCTTGTCTTTATGTTGGTAGGGCAATGCATGAGAGCGCATTTTCCCGTTTCAA ATACACGATGTTTTGGGCCCTCGTTATAGTTACAAAGCTGGCTTTCAGTTACTATATAGAG ATAAAACCTCTAGTTGGACCTACGAAAGCTATGATCCCAACTTTCCCAAATGGATTTTTTCCTCATG ctaagaacaaaaatattggtGCCTGCATTGCACTTTGGACTCCAATTACACTG gtatatttcATGGATACACAAATTTGGTATGCATTATTCTCAACCTTATTTGGTGGTATATATGGTGCTTACCAACGCATTGGGGAG ATACGGACACTAGAAATGCTTAGATCTCGTTTTCATTTGTTGCCTGGTGCCTTCAATGCCAATTTGTTCCCAAATGAAAAGAATGATTCAAggaaaaaaggaataaaagccatcTTTTCTCGTAGAATTACTAAG GCTCCATCTAACAAGGGGAAGGAGGCTGCTAGATTTGCAAAATTATGGAATCCAATAATCACCAGTTTCAGAGAGGAAGATCTTATTAGCAATCG GGAAATGGACCTTTTGCTTGTACCTTATAGGGTTGATCGTGAGTTGGGTTTTATGCAATGGCCCCCTTTTCTACTTGCTAACAAG GTCCAAACTGCAGTAAATATGGCTATGGACAGCAGTGTATATGGTTCCGATCTAGGAGAAAGAATTGAGGCTGACAGTTACATGTCTTGTGCTGTTCGTGAATGCTATGCTTCACTCAAGAGCATTATTAAGCACTTGGTTCAAGGGGAACATGAGAAACA GGCTGTAGATTTCATCTTTGCTAAAATAGATGGCCATGCTGAGGCAGGTACTCTGATAAATGAATTCAGAATGAGTGCTGTTACCCACCTCTACAGCCAGTTTGTTAAGCTAATAGAATATTTG AGGGAGAACAATAAAAATGATAGGGACCAAGTTGTGAttcttttcttggacatgcTGGAGGTGGTGACAAGAGATCTGATGATGGCGGATGAGCTGGATCATATAGTTAG TTTGGTGCATTCAGACCTTGATATTTGCCAACCATTTACATCTGAAGTAGCTCTCAGGTTTCCAGTTGTACAACCCACAGTAGCTTGGAGAGAGAAG ATTGAGCGGCTTTACTTGCTACTTACAACAAAAGAATCTGCCATCGATGTACCATCTAACTTAGAAGCAAGAAGAAGGATTTCTTTCTTCTCAAGTTCACTGTTTATGGACATACCAAAGGCACCTAATGTTCACAGCATGCTTTCATTCTC GGTTTTAACACCACATTATAGAGAAGAAGTTCTCTTCCGTTTACAAGATTTGGAGGAACCAAATGAAGATGGTGTTTCATTACTTTCCTACTTGCAACAGATGTTTCCAG ATGAGTGGAAGAACTTTCTTGAGAGAATTGGGTGTCCTACTGATGAGGAACTTAAAGAGAGCGAGGAGTTAGAAGAAGAACTTCGTCTCTGGGCATCCTATAGAGGCCAAACTTTGACTAGAACTG TAAGAGGCATGATGTATTACAAAAAAGCTTTGGAGCTCCAGGCTTTTCTTGATATGTCCAGAGATGAAG ATTTGATGAAAGGTAATGAAGCTATGGAAAGTCCATACACAGAAAACTCAGACACAGAAAATTCAGATGATAGCTTAAGGGGGGGAAGGTTATCAGAGACAGATTGCCAAGCAGTAGCTGATATGAAATTCACATGCGTAGTCTCGTGCCAACAATATGGTATTGACAAGAGATCTGGTTCTCCACTAGCACAGGACATATTAAGGCTTATGAAAAG ATATCCTTCACTTCGAATTGCCTATATTGATGAGGTAGAGGAATCTGGCAACGACAGACAAAAAAAGAACATCAAGGTTTACTACTCTTGTTTGGTGAAGGTTTCTGACCCACATCGAGCTCTGCTTCTGGACCAG gtcatatataaaataaagcTTCCTGGACCAGCTATCTTAGGTGTGGGTAAGCCTGAAAATCAGAATCATGCAATAATTTTCACACGTGGAGAAGGCTTGCAAACAGTTGATATGAACCAG GATAATTACATGGAAGAAGCATTGAAAATGAGAAATCTGTTGCAAGAATTTCTGAAGAAGCATGATGGTTTCCAGTTCCCTAGTATTCTTGGACTAAGGGAGCATGTATTCACAGGAAG TGTTTCTTCCCTTGCACGCTTTGTGGTAAATCGGGAGACAAGTTTCACAACGATTGGTCAGAGATTTCTTGCTAATCCCCTGAA GGTTCGATTCCATTACGGGCATTCTGATGTGTTTGATAGGCTTTTTCACCTTACAAGAGGGGGTGTCAGCAAAGCCTCCAAAGTTGTCAATTTGAGTGAAGATATTTTTGCAG GCTTCAACACTACTCTTCGGGAAGGAAATGTTACTCATCATGAGTACATACAAGTTGGGAAGGCAAGAGATGCAGGTCTCAACCAAATATCTATGTTTGAAGCTAAGATAGCTAGTGGCAATGGAGAGCAGGCACTAAGCCGGGATGTATACCGACTTGGACATCACTTTGACTTCTTCCGAATGTTGTCTTGTTATTTCTCCACAGTTGGATATCACTTCAGTGCTCTT ATTACTGTTATCACTGTATACGCATTCCTTTATGGTCGTCTCTATCTTGTTCTCAATGGGGGAGGTTTGAGTGCACGAAAAGCCGTTCAAGACAATAAGCCTCTTCAAGTGGCTCTTGCTTCTCAATCATTAGTtcaaattggatttttaatggTTTTGCCCATGTTTATGGAAATTTCCTTGGAGAGAGGCTACCGTGCTGCAGTTAGTGAGTTCATATTAATGCAGTTTCAGTTGGCCCCCATGTTCTTCATGTTCTCACTTGGGACAACGAGTCACTACTTTGGAAGGACGTTGCTTCATGGAGGTGCAATACCAATATATAGATCTACGGGTCGAGGGTTTGTAGTTTTTCATGTCAATTTTGCTGAAAACTATAGATTTTACTCACGCAGCCACTTTGTGAAGGGTATTGAGCTCTCAATAGTGCTTGTTGTATACGAAATTTTTTGTCATAATTATAGAAGTGATGTTGGATATGTCTTGATTAACATATCAATGTGGTTTATGGCGGGAACATGGCTCTTTGCTCCGTTCCTGTTTAATCCATCTGGTTTTGAATGGCAAAAAATTGTTGATGGTTGGAATGACTGGAATATATGGATTAGGAACTATGGAGGTATTGGAATACCACCTGAGAAAAGTTGGGAATCATGGTGGGAACAGGAACAAGAGCATCTCCGATATTCAGGACTGTGGGGAATTGTAGTAGAGATACTGTTATCATTGCGTTTTTTTATCTACCAGTATGGTCTTGTATATCACTTAAATATCACCAAAAGGGAATCAAATAGTTTTCTG ATATATGGCATTTCATGGTTGGTGATATTTGCAATAGTTTTTATCACGAAG ATTTCGTCTGCTTGGAGGCGTAAGTTGAGTGCAAAATCTCAATCTTTGATCCGTATAATCAACGGATTGATATTCGTAACGTTTGTGCCAATTGTCACATTGATTGCCCTTCCGCATATGTCCATGCAGGAcattgttatttttattcttgCCTTCGTTCCAACTGGTTGGGGGATGCTACAG
- the LOC130974018 gene encoding callose synthase 3-like isoform X5 produces the protein MFVPYNILPLDPNGANQAIMQFPEIQGAVYALRNIRGLPWPKDYKKNKDADILDWLGLMFGFQKDNVANQREHLILLLANVHIRKFWKPNQQSKLDERALTQVMKKLFKNYKMWCKYLGRKSSLWLPTVEQKVQQRKLLYMGLYLLIWGEAANLRLMPECLCYIYHHMAFELFHMLTIDPMTGENVMQANGCEKEAFLRKVVAPIYDVIAKEAERSKGGISENSEWRNYDDLNEYFWSADCFQLGWPMRADADFFCVPYKLDFDNDHELANRYRWIGKVNFVEIRSFWHIFRSFDRMWSFSILCLQVMIVVAWNGSDDSFAVSYGDALRVLTVFITAAILKLGQAVLDIILCWKAKQNMSLYVKLRYILKVVSAAAWVFVLSVTYACTWDNPPGFAQTIRSWIGNEASFPSLFLLAIVIYLSPNMLAAVFFLFPSIYQFLERLNYRIVMLMIWWSQPCLYVGRAMHESAFSRFKYTMFWALVIVTKLAFSYYIEIKPLVGPTKAMIPTFPNGFFPHAKNKNIGACIALWTPITLVYFMDTQIWYALFSTLFGGIYGAYQRIGEIRTLEMLRSRFHLLPGAFNANLFPNEKNDSRKKGIKAIFSRRITKAPSNKGKEAARFAKLWNPIITSFREEDLISNREMDLLLVPYRVDRELGFMQWPPFLLANKVQTAVNMAMDSSVYGSDLGERIEADSYMSCAVRECYASLKSIIKHLVQGEHEKQAVDFIFAKIDGHAEAGTLINEFRMSAVTHLYSQFVKLIEYLRENNKNDRDQVVILFLDMLEVVTRDLMMADELDHIVSLVHSDLDICQPFTSEVALRFPVVQPTVAWREKIERLYLLLTTKESAIDVPSNLEARRRISFFSSSLFMDIPKAPNVHSMLSFSVLTPHYREEVLFRLQDLEEPNEDGVSLLSYLQQMFPDEWKNFLERIGCPTDEELKESEELEEELRLWASYRGQTLTRTVRGMMYYKKALELQAFLDMSRDEDLMKGNEAMESPYTENSDTENSDDSLRGGRLSETDCQAVADMKFTCVVSCQQYGIDKRSGSPLAQDILRLMKRYPSLRIAYIDEVEESGNDRQKKNIKVYYSCLVKVSDPHRALLLDQVIYKIKLPGPAILGVGKPENQNHAIIFTRGEGLQTVDMNQDNYMEEALKMRNLLQEFLKKHDGFQFPSILGLREHVFTGSVSSLARFVVNRETSFTTIGQRFLANPLKVRFHYGHSDVFDRLFHLTRGGVSKASKVVNLSEDIFAGFNTTLREGNVTHHEYIQVGKARDAGLNQISMFEAKIASGNGEQALSRDVYRLGHHFDFFRMLSCYFSTVGYHFSALITVITVYAFLYGRLYLVLNGGGLSARKAVQDNKPLQVALASQSLVQIGFLMVLPMFMEISLERGYRAAVSEFILMQFQLAPMFFMFSLGTTSHYFGRTLLHGGAIPIYRSTGRGFVVFHVNFAENYRFYSRSHFVKGIELSIVLVVYEIFCHNYRSDVGYVLINISMWFMAGTWLFAPFLFNPSGFEWQKIVDGWNDWNIWIRNYGGIGIPPEKSWESWWEQEQEHLRYSGLWGIVVEILLSLRFFIYQYGLVYHLNITKRESNSFLIYGISWLVIFAIVFITKISSAWRRKLSAKSQSLIRIINGLIFVTFVPIVTLIALPHMSMQDIVIFILAFVPTGWGMLQIAQALKPLVQVAGFWESVKTLARNYEMVMGLLLFTPVAFLSLFPFISDFQTRMLFNQWFSGDLQILSTLRGRRNARYSYNKRE, from the exons ATGTTTGTCCCGTACAATATTCTTCCTCTTGATCCTAATGGTGCAAATCAGGCCATAATGCAATTTCCTGAG ATACAAGGTGCTGTATATGCTCTTCGTAATATCAGGGGTCTTCCATGGCCTAAGgactacaagaaaaataaagatgcAGACATTTTGGATTGGCTTGGGCTGATGTTTGGCTTTCAG AAAGACAATGTTGCAAACCAGAGAGAGCATTTGATCTTATTGCTTGCAAATGTTCACATTAGAAAATTTTGGAAGCCTAATCAGCAGTCAAAG TTGGATGAGCGTGCATTGACACAAGTGATGAAGAAACTTTTCAAGAATTACAAAATGTGGTGCAAGTATTTGGGCCGGAAAAGTAGTCTCTG GTTACCAACCGTAGAACAAAAAGTGCAGCAACGCAAACTTCTGTATATGGGTCTGTACCTTCTAATATGGGGTGAAGCTGCGAACCTAAGACTCATGCCAGAATGCCTTTGCTATATATATCACCAT ATGGCTTTTGAATTATTTCATATGCTTACTATTGATCCAATGACGGGGGAGAATGTCATGCAAGCAAATGGGTGTGAAAAGGAGGCTTTCTTAAGAAAAGTTGTTGCTCCTATTTATGATGTGATTGCCAAG GAAGCTGAAAGGAGCAAAGGAGGAATCTCAGAGAATTCAGAATGGAGGAACTATGATGATTTGAATGAATATTTTTG GTCAGCTGATTGCTTCCAGTTAGGTTGGCCAATGCGTGCTGATGCTGATTTCTTTTGCGTGCCTTATAAGCTAGATTTTGACAAT GATCATGAGCTGGCTAACAGATACCGATGGATCGGGAAAGTGAATTTTGTTGAGATACGGTCATTTTGGCATATTTTCAGAAGTTTCGACCGCATGTGGAGTTTTTCCATTCTGTGTTTACAG GTTATGATTGTTGTTGCTTGGAATGGATCTGATGATTCATTTGCAGTCTCTTACGGTGATGCATTAAGGGTGTTGACTGTATTTATAACAGCAGCTATATTGAAGCTTGGCCAAG CTGTTCTTGATATCATTCTATGTTGGAAAGCAAAACAGAATATGTCATTGTATGTTAAGTTAAGATACATTCTCAAAGTTGTTTCAGCTGCAGCTTGGGTGTTTGTTCTGTCGGTTACTTATGCATGTACATGGGATAATCCTCCTGGGTTTGCTCAAACCATCAGAAGCTGGATTGGAAATGAAGCGAGTTTTCCTTCATTGTTTCTTTTGGCCATTGTTATTTACTTGTCACCAAATATGCTCGCTGCTGTATTCTTTCTGTTCCCATCCATTTACCAGTTCCTTGAGAGGTTGAACTATAGGATTGTGATGCTAATGATATGGTGGTCACAG CCTTGTCTTTATGTTGGTAGGGCAATGCATGAGAGCGCATTTTCCCGTTTCAA ATACACGATGTTTTGGGCCCTCGTTATAGTTACAAAGCTGGCTTTCAGTTACTATATAGAG ATAAAACCTCTAGTTGGACCTACGAAAGCTATGATCCCAACTTTCCCAAATGGATTTTTTCCTCATG ctaagaacaaaaatattggtGCCTGCATTGCACTTTGGACTCCAATTACACTG gtatatttcATGGATACACAAATTTGGTATGCATTATTCTCAACCTTATTTGGTGGTATATATGGTGCTTACCAACGCATTGGGGAG ATACGGACACTAGAAATGCTTAGATCTCGTTTTCATTTGTTGCCTGGTGCCTTCAATGCCAATTTGTTCCCAAATGAAAAGAATGATTCAAggaaaaaaggaataaaagccatcTTTTCTCGTAGAATTACTAAG GCTCCATCTAACAAGGGGAAGGAGGCTGCTAGATTTGCAAAATTATGGAATCCAATAATCACCAGTTTCAGAGAGGAAGATCTTATTAGCAATCG GGAAATGGACCTTTTGCTTGTACCTTATAGGGTTGATCGTGAGTTGGGTTTTATGCAATGGCCCCCTTTTCTACTTGCTAACAAG GTCCAAACTGCAGTAAATATGGCTATGGACAGCAGTGTATATGGTTCCGATCTAGGAGAAAGAATTGAGGCTGACAGTTACATGTCTTGTGCTGTTCGTGAATGCTATGCTTCACTCAAGAGCATTATTAAGCACTTGGTTCAAGGGGAACATGAGAAACA GGCTGTAGATTTCATCTTTGCTAAAATAGATGGCCATGCTGAGGCAGGTACTCTGATAAATGAATTCAGAATGAGTGCTGTTACCCACCTCTACAGCCAGTTTGTTAAGCTAATAGAATATTTG AGGGAGAACAATAAAAATGATAGGGACCAAGTTGTGAttcttttcttggacatgcTGGAGGTGGTGACAAGAGATCTGATGATGGCGGATGAGCTGGATCATATAGTTAG TTTGGTGCATTCAGACCTTGATATTTGCCAACCATTTACATCTGAAGTAGCTCTCAGGTTTCCAGTTGTACAACCCACAGTAGCTTGGAGAGAGAAG ATTGAGCGGCTTTACTTGCTACTTACAACAAAAGAATCTGCCATCGATGTACCATCTAACTTAGAAGCAAGAAGAAGGATTTCTTTCTTCTCAAGTTCACTGTTTATGGACATACCAAAGGCACCTAATGTTCACAGCATGCTTTCATTCTC GGTTTTAACACCACATTATAGAGAAGAAGTTCTCTTCCGTTTACAAGATTTGGAGGAACCAAATGAAGATGGTGTTTCATTACTTTCCTACTTGCAACAGATGTTTCCAG ATGAGTGGAAGAACTTTCTTGAGAGAATTGGGTGTCCTACTGATGAGGAACTTAAAGAGAGCGAGGAGTTAGAAGAAGAACTTCGTCTCTGGGCATCCTATAGAGGCCAAACTTTGACTAGAACTG TAAGAGGCATGATGTATTACAAAAAAGCTTTGGAGCTCCAGGCTTTTCTTGATATGTCCAGAGATGAAG ATTTGATGAAAGGTAATGAAGCTATGGAAAGTCCATACACAGAAAACTCAGACACAGAAAATTCAGATGATAGCTTAAGGGGGGGAAGGTTATCAGAGACAGATTGCCAAGCAGTAGCTGATATGAAATTCACATGCGTAGTCTCGTGCCAACAATATGGTATTGACAAGAGATCTGGTTCTCCACTAGCACAGGACATATTAAGGCTTATGAAAAG ATATCCTTCACTTCGAATTGCCTATATTGATGAGGTAGAGGAATCTGGCAACGACAGACAAAAAAAGAACATCAAGGTTTACTACTCTTGTTTGGTGAAGGTTTCTGACCCACATCGAGCTCTGCTTCTGGACCAG gtcatatataaaataaagcTTCCTGGACCAGCTATCTTAGGTGTGGGTAAGCCTGAAAATCAGAATCATGCAATAATTTTCACACGTGGAGAAGGCTTGCAAACAGTTGATATGAACCAG GATAATTACATGGAAGAAGCATTGAAAATGAGAAATCTGTTGCAAGAATTTCTGAAGAAGCATGATGGTTTCCAGTTCCCTAGTATTCTTGGACTAAGGGAGCATGTATTCACAGGAAG TGTTTCTTCCCTTGCACGCTTTGTGGTAAATCGGGAGACAAGTTTCACAACGATTGGTCAGAGATTTCTTGCTAATCCCCTGAA GGTTCGATTCCATTACGGGCATTCTGATGTGTTTGATAGGCTTTTTCACCTTACAAGAGGGGGTGTCAGCAAAGCCTCCAAAGTTGTCAATTTGAGTGAAGATATTTTTGCAG GCTTCAACACTACTCTTCGGGAAGGAAATGTTACTCATCATGAGTACATACAAGTTGGGAAGGCAAGAGATGCAGGTCTCAACCAAATATCTATGTTTGAAGCTAAGATAGCTAGTGGCAATGGAGAGCAGGCACTAAGCCGGGATGTATACCGACTTGGACATCACTTTGACTTCTTCCGAATGTTGTCTTGTTATTTCTCCACAGTTGGATATCACTTCAGTGCTCTT ATTACTGTTATCACTGTATACGCATTCCTTTATGGTCGTCTCTATCTTGTTCTCAATGGGGGAGGTTTGAGTGCACGAAAAGCCGTTCAAGACAATAAGCCTCTTCAAGTGGCTCTTGCTTCTCAATCATTAGTtcaaattggatttttaatggTTTTGCCCATGTTTATGGAAATTTCCTTGGAGAGAGGCTACCGTGCTGCAGTTAGTGAGTTCATATTAATGCAGTTTCAGTTGGCCCCCATGTTCTTCATGTTCTCACTTGGGACAACGAGTCACTACTTTGGAAGGACGTTGCTTCATGGAGGTGCAATACCAATATATAGATCTACGGGTCGAGGGTTTGTAGTTTTTCATGTCAATTTTGCTGAAAACTATAGATTTTACTCACGCAGCCACTTTGTGAAGGGTATTGAGCTCTCAATAGTGCTTGTTGTATACGAAATTTTTTGTCATAATTATAGAAGTGATGTTGGATATGTCTTGATTAACATATCAATGTGGTTTATGGCGGGAACATGGCTCTTTGCTCCGTTCCTGTTTAATCCATCTGGTTTTGAATGGCAAAAAATTGTTGATGGTTGGAATGACTGGAATATATGGATTAGGAACTATGGAGGTATTGGAATACCACCTGAGAAAAGTTGGGAATCATGGTGGGAACAGGAACAAGAGCATCTCCGATATTCAGGACTGTGGGGAATTGTAGTAGAGATACTGTTATCATTGCGTTTTTTTATCTACCAGTATGGTCTTGTATATCACTTAAATATCACCAAAAGGGAATCAAATAGTTTTCTG ATATATGGCATTTCATGGTTGGTGATATTTGCAATAGTTTTTATCACGAAG ATTTCGTCTGCTTGGAGGCGTAAGTTGAGTGCAAAATCTCAATCTTTGATCCGTATAATCAACGGATTGATATTCGTAACGTTTGTGCCAATTGTCACATTGATTGCCCTTCCGCATATGTCCATGCAGGAcattgttatttttattcttgCCTTCGTTCCAACTGGTTGGGGGATGCTACAG